The Ornithinibacillus sp. 4-3 region GTTACTATTAAGAGCGAAAAAGTTGGTGCAGATCCATGGGATGGTAGATCACTTGAGTGGGCTGTATCATCACCACCACCATACTATAACTTTGAACAGCTTCCTTTAACTCGTGGATTAGATCCATTATGGATTGAGAAAACAGAAGGAAACGGAAAAATGTTACCTGCTGAGCCTTTAGGTGATGTTCATATGCCAAACGGTTCTATCTTACCATTCTTAATGTCAATTGGTTTCTTTGTTGCAGGTCTTGGATTTATTTTCCAAGTAGATAATGCACTTTGGACTATTGCATTAACTGGTGGTATGGCGTTCTCTATTGGGTGTATGCTTATCCGTTCATTAAAAGACGACCATGGATACTATATCCCTAAAGAGGAATTAGAAAAAGAACTTGAAAGGAAGGCTGATTAATTATGGCAGATTTAAAACCTAAAGTGATGCCGAGTAATCCACATACAGCCACCCTTGAAGGTCGTAACAAGCTCAACGGATTTTGGTTCTTCCTTGGTGGAGAGACAGTACTATTTGCATGTTTATTCGGTGTATATTTAGCACTTAGAAATTCTACTGCTGGTGGGCCTACATCAGAAGATTTATTCGGTCTTGAGTTAGTATTCTTAATGACTTTATTGTTATTAACAAGTTCATTGACAAGTGTATATGCTATATACCATATGAAAAATAATGACTTTAAGAAAATGCAACTTTGGATGGGAATAACTGCTTTACTAGGTATTGGATTCTTAATTGGAGAAGTTTATGAGTTTGCTCATTATATTTCTGATTATGGATTTACTTTCCGTTCATCTGCATTTGGATCTGCTTTCTATGCGTTAGTAGGATTCCACGGTGGACACGTAACATTTGGTATTTGTTGGATAATTACATTAATGATCCGTAATGCGAAAAGAGGTCTTGATCTTTACACAGCACCTAAATTTAATACATTTGCTTTATATTGGCATTTTATTGATGTAATTTGGGTTTTCGTATTTACAGTAGTATACCTAATGGGGAAGGTGGGTTAACTTATGACAAATCAAACTGATTCCTTTAAGAAGCAACAAAATAAGGAAGAAATGAAGCGAATGGTAATTTCCTTTGCTTTAATGATTCTCCTTACAGTAATAGCATTTGCTGTTGTAGCTGCTGGCGGAATTCCATCTATGTTTATTGTCCCAGTCCTACTCATTATGGCAGCTATTCAAGTAGCTTTCCAATTATACTATTTCATGCATATGAAGGATAAAGGGCATGGCATGCCAGCAACTTTAATGTATGGTGGAATTTGGGCAGCATTACTAACTCTTGGTGGATTATTAATCATTAGTTGGTGGTAATTATTTCTAAAAAGATCGGGAAAATACTCCCGGTCTTTTTTTGTATTTAGAATGATTGATTATTTAAATGTTTGAAAGTGAACTCAAGCAAGAAATAGGGATAATCACTTTCATTTGAAAATTTACTAGGATTGTCACATAAAATGATAGCCGCTTGGCAATTTTGCGGTATAATTATAACTATCTAGATGTTTAAAGATTAATTTTGTATGTTTTTTTGTAGCTATGGAACTCTAAGTACTATTTCT contains the following coding sequences:
- a CDS encoding cytochrome c oxidase subunit 3; translated protein: MADLKPKVMPSNPHTATLEGRNKLNGFWFFLGGETVLFACLFGVYLALRNSTAGGPTSEDLFGLELVFLMTLLLLTSSLTSVYAIYHMKNNDFKKMQLWMGITALLGIGFLIGEVYEFAHYISDYGFTFRSSAFGSAFYALVGFHGGHVTFGICWIITLMIRNAKRGLDLYTAPKFNTFALYWHFIDVIWVFVFTVVYLMGKVG
- the ctaF gene encoding cytochrome c oxidase subunit IVB produces the protein MTNQTDSFKKQQNKEEMKRMVISFALMILLTVIAFAVVAAGGIPSMFIVPVLLIMAAIQVAFQLYYFMHMKDKGHGMPATLMYGGIWAALLTLGGLLIISWW